A single Musa acuminata AAA Group cultivar baxijiao chromosome BXJ2-1, Cavendish_Baxijiao_AAA, whole genome shotgun sequence DNA region contains:
- the LOC135597992 gene encoding wee1-like protein kinase, whose translation MEGDFPAGDLSFQLGHVTFPPFQGFSSASTGSPFPFEKLLEGEGDGDDAPPVGAEEGGEDKDCILSQDFFCTPDYITPDCQQIDNGFEVDKENIPCPNSPEKTTNGRNKRHKSGCSPSKYLSTIFPCHQQVAEVQLDDCDSDQIVEGKSVQIGPQKRRNYVSKSAVALRCRITPPLCFRNPYIKTVASEVQGIFDDRRFKSTVFPSIGGVGLSRYHTDFHEIEQIGCGNFSRVFKVLKRLDGCLYAVKQIIRQLRHDIERRYALMEVQTLAALGSHENIVGYYTSWFENEQLYIQMELCDRSLSISKGQTLKGGEAFKIIYQISKSLHFMHERGIAHLDVKPENIYVKDGVYKLGDFGCATLTDKSLPIEEGDVRYMPQEMLNDKYEHLDKVDIFSLGASVYELVKGSRLPDSGPQFSNLREGKIPLLPGYTVQLQNLLKAMMDPDPIKRPSAKELMEHPTFEKSGGFSCKQPHRRLTKL comes from the exons ATGGAGGGTGATTTTCCCGCTGGTGATCTCAGCTTCCAGCTCGGGCACGTGACCTTTCCTCCCTTTCAGGGATTCTCTTCCGCCTCCACCGGCTCACCTTTCCCCTTCGAGAAACTTCTGGAGGGGGAGGGGGATGGCGACGACGCACCTCCCGTCGGTGCCGAGGAGGGAGGGGAAGATAAGGACTGCATCCTCAGCCAAGATTTCTTCTG TACTCCAGATTATATCACACCGGATTGCCAACAGATTGATAATGGGTTCGAGGTCGATAAG GAGAACATTCCTTGTCCAAACTCGCCGGAGAAGACAACAAATGGCAGGAACAAGAGGCACAAAAGTG GGTGCTCTCCAAGTAAATACCTCTCCACCATCTTTCCATGCCATCAACAGGTTGCGGAGGTTCAGTTGGATGATTGTGACTCTGATCAAATTGTGGAAGGCAAGTCAGTTCAAATTGGGccgcaaaagagaagaaattatgtTTCTAAGTCTGCAGTTGCATTGCGTTGTCGAATTACACCTCCTCTCTGCTTTAGGAATCCATATATAAAAACAGTTGCATCAGAGGTTCAAGGTATCTTTGATGACAGAAGATTTAAATCCACAG TCTTTCCTTCCATTGGTGGAGTTGGCCTTTCACGATATCACACTGATTTCCATGAAATTGAG CAAATTGGATGCGGAAATTTTAGCCGTGTGTTCAAAGTTCTGAAAAGACTAGATGGTTGTTTGTATGCAGTGAAACAAATCATCAGACAATTGCGTCATGACATTGAAAG AAGGTATGCCTTGATGGAAGTTCAAACTCTTGCAGCCTTAG gaTCACATGAAAATATAGTTGGATATTACACATCTTGGTTTGAAAACGAGCAACTCTATATTCAGATGGAACTTTGTGATCGAAGCCTTTCCATAAGTAAAGGTCAGACTTTAAAGGGTGGAGAAGCCTTCAAAATTATATATCAG ATTTCCAAATCATTGCACTTTATGCATGAACGAGGAATAGCCCACCTGGATGTGAAGCCCGAAAATATTTATGTGAAAGATGGTGTTTATAAGCTAGGAGACTTTGGTTGTGCAACACTTACAGACAAGAGTTTACCGATCGAAGAAGGTGATGTACGTTACATGCCTCAAGAGATGTTAAACGACAAGTATGAGCATCTTGATAAGGTTGATATTTTCTCCTTGGGAGCATCTGTCTATGAGCTTGTGAAGGGTTCCCGTTTGCCTGATTCTGGTCCTCAGTTCTCAAACCTCAGAGAGGGCAAAATTCCATTGCTACCTGGGTACACTGTGCAGCTTCAAAATTTACTCAAG GCTATGATGGATCCTGACCCTATAAAGCGGCCATCTGCAAAAGAACTAATGGAGCATCCTACATTTGAGAAATCAGGAGGATTCTCCTGCAAGCAGCCTCATCGTCGATTAACTAAACTTTGA
- the LOC103989674 gene encoding pentatricopeptide repeat-containing protein At1g77360, mitochondrial-like isoform X2: MSKRPATDEIPRPDSGKRHYGDTPASVVGDQNRGSPPPPRSSFPSYLDAGPELSPKARLLCEILASNPPTEVERALDAVGVRVSTEDVEAVLKFSYSQPGAAVAFFRWAGSRHLADRHSPYAWNLVVDLLGKNLHFEAMWNAVRSMRSEGLLSLATFASIFSSFCATGRPDDALAAFDTMNLHGVPRDTAALNSLLSAVCREGRVATARLFCDGARSSVAPDADSFAILLEGCENDVDHRSAREVFDDMIATVGWDPANVQAYDSFLTILVRSGSYGFAEALRFFEKMKQKRCFPGMKFFRDAIEVLVKKKDAHEAMNIWEELMGRNGCFADTPMYNSMIALQCDLNQIDVALRFFDEMIIYGAFPDSQTYNVLIQFLLKGKKLREAASLFNEMVKNECCPTAANCASLMKTLMDSADFDMALKVWKCMTDNGLPPLEEAGNMLVLALRDVDMLPEACKYAEDMIDRGIKLNSSTLSKLRQSLLKIGKGSIHDHLLRKWKSR, translated from the coding sequence ATGTCGAAGCGGCCGGCGACAGATGAGATCCCCCGTCCTGACTCCGGCAAGCGGCACTATGGAGACACCCCCGCTTCCGTCGTCGGGGACCAAAACCGTGGGTCTCCGCCCCCGCCGCGGTCGTCCTTTCCGTCCTACCTCGACGCCGGCCCCGAGTTATCCCCCAAGGCCCGGCTTCTGTGCGAGATTCTCGCCTCCAACCCGCCCACGGAGGTGGAGCGAGCCCTCGACGCTGTCGGCGTCCGTGTCTCCACCGAGGACGTGGAGGCCGTGCTTAAGTTCTCCTACTCCCAACCGGGCGCCGCTGTGGCTTTCTTCCGGTGGGCGGGATCCCGCCACCTCGCCGATCGCCACTCCCCCTACGCGTGGAACCTCGTGGTCGACCTTCTAGGGAAGAACCTACACTTCGAGGCCATGTGGAACGCCGTCCGCTCGATGCGCTCCGAAGGCCTTCTCTCCCTCGCCACCTTCGCCTCCATCTTCTCCTCCTTCTGCGCCACCGGCCGCCCCGATGACGCCCTCGCCGCGTTCGACACCATGAACCTCCACGGTGTCCCCCGAGATACCGCCGCCCTGAACTCTCTTCTCTCTGCTGTCTGTCGCGAGGGCCGCGTCGCCACCGCGCGCCTCTTCTGCGACGGCGCCCGCTCGTCCGTAGCTCCTGACGCTGACTCTTTTGCCATCCTTCTTGAGGGCTGTGAGAACGATGTTGACCACCGGTCTGCCCGTGAGGTGTTCGACGATATGATCGCTACTGTCGGCTGGGACCCGGCCAACGTCCAGGCCTATGACTCCTTCCTCACCATCCTCGTCCGGTCGGGCTCCTATGGCTTTGCTGAGGCCCTTAGGTTCTTTGAGAAGATGAAGCAAAAGAGGTGCTTTCCAGGAATGAAGTTCTTTCGGGATGCCATCGAGGTGctcgttaagaagaaggatgcccACGAGGCAATGAACATCTGGGAGGAGCTCATGGGACGCAATGGGTGTTTCGCGGACACACCCATGTACAATTCAATGATAGCCTTGCAGTGTGATCTCAATCAGATCGATGTGGCCCTTCGGTTCTTTGACGAGATGATCATCTATGGAGCATTTCCTGACTCACAGACGTACAATGTCTTGATTCAGTTCTTGCTTAAGGGAAAGAAACTAAGGGAGGCTGCTTCTCTATTCAATGAGATGGTTAAGAACGAGTGCTGTCCAACAGCAGCTAACTGTGCTTccttgatgaagactttgatGGATTCAGCAGATTTTGACATGGCCTTAAAGGTATGGAAGTGTATGACTGATAATGGCTTGCCTCCATTGGAGGAGGCCGGAAACATGTTGGTTTTGGCATTACGTGATGTGGACATGCTTCCTGAAGCTTGTAAATATGCAGAGGATATGATAGACAGAGGCATTAAGTTGAATTCATCTACTCTGTCTAAGCTGAGGCAGAGCTTACTAAAAATTGGTAAGGGTAGCATCCATGATCATCTCCTCAGAAAATGGAAATCTCGTTAG